In the genome of Macrobrachium nipponense isolate FS-2020 chromosome 42, ASM1510439v2, whole genome shotgun sequence, one region contains:
- the LOC135213282 gene encoding uncharacterized protein LOC135213282 encodes MPGNKHITETQVAQVVALYKQEASTSEIAASVGVTVRTAQRWIKKFKDGGERAQPQVGTSTGRKRKLTNRDLRFLRIAIEKNPRASSKQLKEQNRKIFSHICARTLRKYIKDGLGYCCLTAKKKPLLTRRHIRNRLSYARRMLKNLTLQHFKGILYSDEVTFRVSSGPSGKVYRSRSSDPYREKYVNTTTKHPDSLMFWGCFSYHGKGALVTLPKNVTMNQYNYSELLMEYLVPSMVKCNAKVFMQDGAPVIGQKNSH; translated from the coding sequence ATGCCGGGTAATAAGCACATTACTGAAACACAGGTTGCTCAGGTAGTTGCTTTATACAAGCAAGAAGCGTCAACCTCCGAAATTGCTGCTAGTGTCGGTGTGACAGTCAGAACTGCCCAGCGCTGGATTAAAAAGTTCAAGGATGGGGGCGAGAGGGCTCAGCCCCAGGTTGGAACATCAACAGGGCGAAAGAGGAAACTAACCAATAGAGACCTCAGATTTCTTCGAATTGCTATTGAGAAGAACCCAAGGGCTTCCTCTAAACAGCTGAAGGAGCAAAACAGGAAAATCTTCAGTCATATCTGTGCCAGAACCCTAAGAAAGTACATAAAGGACGGCTTAGGCTACTGTTGTCTTACTGCCAAGAAAAAACCGCTCCTGACGAGGCGTCACATTAGGAATCGCCTTTCATATGCTAGGCGTATGTTGAAGAATTTAACCCTCCAGCACTTTAAAGGGATCCTTTATAGTGACGAAGTCACATTCAGAGTGTCCTCAGGCCCTTCGGGGAAGGTTTACCGATCCCGTAGTAGTGACCCTTACCGGGAGAAGTACGTGAATACGACCACGAAGCACCCTGATTCTTTGATGTTCTGGGGTTGCTTTTCATACCACGGCAAAGGGGCGTTGGTAACACTTCCCAAGAATGTTACTATGAACCAGTACAACTACTCTGagctgttaatggaatatttggtacCGTCAATGGTCAAATGTAATGCAAAGGTGTTCATGCAGGACGGTGCCCCTGTCATAGGGcaaaaaaacagtcactga